The Polluticoccus soli sequence AGTGGTGTCTACCATCAATAGCCAGCCGATGGAGACAAGGTTCGTTCCCAAATACAATATGTATGCGTTCACAGCGTACAACACGCTGACATGGGGCGATTTCTCATGGTATATGGAAGGTGCCTACAAGACCGAAGAAGCATTTGTAAAAGACAACAGGCTTCAATTTGGTGATGGTAACGCACAATACACTACCCTTGGTTACGCACGTAAGGGCTTTGCCATCAACCTGACAGGTAAGCGTACTGAAGACTTCGTAATGCGCACCTCACCAAACCAGGTACTGCTGCGTGGTATGATGAACTGGCAGCCTATCGTTGCCCGTCTGCGCCCGCAACGCCTGATGGCACGTTACACTCCGGCTTCTCAGGATATTTCTGAAATGGCGCTGGGTGGTGACGTCCTGGTTGCTCCTAACGATGACCTCAGCCTTACTTTTAACTACACACACATCAACACCCTGGAAGAAAAACTGCTGTATCGCGAAGCTTATGCTGAAGCAGAATACCGAGGTCTGAAAGATATCATCCTGCAAGGTGGTGTGCAGCTGATGCAGTACAACCAGGAGATCTACCAGGTGAAACCTGGTGTTCCCATTGTTAAGTCGTTCATCCCGTTTGCAGAAGTTACCTACCGTTTCGACTCAAAGCACTCTATACGTACACAGTGGGAGTACCAGCAAACAAAAGAAGACTTCGGTTCATGGATATTCGGACTGGTTGAATTCAACATCGCTCCAAAATGGTCGTTCGCAGTATCTGATATGTACAACATCGACCCAGGTCCTGCTGCAACCAATGGTGGTCACCACTATTACAACGTGTTCACTGCCTTCACAAAAGGTCCTCACCGTTTCACCGCTTCTTACGTGAAACAAGTGGAAGGTATCAACTGTACCGGTGGCGTTTGCCGTTACGAACCAGCATTCAGCGGTGTTCGTCTCGGTATTACGTCGAGCTTCTAAAGTCAGTAAGCATAAAAGTTATAAATTACGGTCCTTCATGGACCGTTTTTTATTTAAGATATGATTCAGACTGACTTCCTGGTAATAGGTTCGGGCATAGCAGGGTTGACGTTTGCCGTAAAGATGGCGCGACAGTTTCCTGATAAGACGATCACGATACTCACTAAGGCGAATACGGATGAGACCAACACCAAATATGCCCAAGGGGGTATCGCAGTAGTGAACGACCTGGAGAAAGACAGTTTTCAGAAACATATCGACGATACGCTGGTAGCCGGTGATGGCCTCTGCAATCCTGAAGTGGTAGAGATAGTGGTGAAAGAAGGCCCGGCGCGGGTAAATGAGATAATTGAGTGGGGCGCACAGTTTGACAAAGACCCGGAAGGCGACTATATGCGTGGCAAGGAAGGTGGTCACTCTGAGTTCCGCATACTGCACCATAAAGACATAACCGGTTTTGAAATAGAGCGTGCGCTGGTAGAAGAAGCGAGAAGCCACAAGAACATCAGTATACACAACCATTGGTTCGTGCTGGACATTATCACGCAGCACCATCTTGGTCACCTTGTTACCAAATCCACCCCCGATATTGAATGTTATGGTGTCTACGCCCTCAACCTGCAGAATTATAACATTGAAAAGATACTCTCGAAGGTAACAGTAATGGCCGCTGGCGGTGTGGGACAAGCATACCGTACTACCACCAATCCGAAGATCGCGACGGGAGATGGTATTGCTATGGCTTACCGCGCCAAGGCGAGGATAGAGAACATGGAGTTCATCCAGTTTCACCCGACAGCCTTGTATGAGGCTGGAGTAAGTCCTTCTTTTCTGATAACCGAAGCTGTACGAGGCGATGGCGCCATTCTGCGCAATAAAGCCGGCGATGCATTCATGCTGCAGTATGACTCCCGTGCTGACCTTGCCCCGCGCGATGTGGTAGCGCGTGCGATAGACAATGAGATGAAGCGCACTGGTACAGAGCATGTGTACCTCGACTGCACGCACATGGATCCCATCAAATTCAAAGAGCACTTCCCGAATATCTATGCCAAGTGCAAGAGCATAGGTATAGACGCGTTGGAAGACTATATACCTGTGGCGCCGGCAGCGCACTATTGCTGTGGTGGCATCAAAACAGACCAGGTCGGCGGAACATCTATTCGCCACCTATATGCTTGTGGCGAGTGTGCCAGCACCGGCTTGCATGGCGCCAATCGCCTGGCTTCTAACTCACTACTGGAGGCTTTGGTTTTTGCCCATCGGTGCGGAAAGGACGCAGCGGCAAAGATCGATTTACTTGCCTTCGAGGAGCGCATACCTGAGTGGAATGCCTTGGGTACGACTGAACCACAGGAGATGATCCTCATAACGCAAAGCCTAAAAGAACTGCAACAAGTTATGAGCGACTACGTAGGTATCGTGCGAAATGATGTTCGCTTGCATCGCGCCCTGAACCGACTGGACCTGTTACACTCAGAGACTGAAGAACTCTATAGAAGCAGCATCGTGTCGCCACAACTCTGCGAGCTTCGTAACCTGATCACTACTGCCTACCTCATAGTAAAGAGCGCCCAGTTCAGGAAAGAGAGCAGGGGACTGCATTACAATACTGACTACCCGGCTAAAAGTGAGTTGTTACAGAACATCGTCCTGTAACAACTGTAACAATTTAAGCTTTCTGCAACTTAGGCTGCGTGTCTTTGCGCTCGCCGATCTGCTGGCGCCACATGGCGTAGTACAAGCCTTTTTCTTCTAGTAGATCGTGATGGGTACCTGTTTCTACTATGCGGCCTTTCTCCAGTACAAATATTCTGTCGGCATGCATGATGGTTGATAACCTGTGCGCGATCATGACGGTGATGTGCTGGCGTTGTTGCGTTATGTTGCGTATTGTGTAAGAAATTTCTTCTTCCGTCAAAGAATCGAGTGCAGAAGTAGCCTCGTCAAATATCATCAGCCTTGGATGGCGCAGCAATGCACGTGCTATCGACAAGCGCTGGCGCTCACCGCCTGAAAGTTTCAGGCCGCCTTCGCCTATCATGGTATCAATACCGTTCTCGGCGCGGGCCAGAAGGTTTTGACAAGCCGCTTTTTGCAACACTTCCTGTATCTCCTCGTCTGTGGCCTTGGGGTTAACGAACAGCAGGTTCTCTTTGATGGTACCTGAGAACAGCTGCGTGTCCTGTGTTACAAAACCTATCTGCCGGCGCAGCTCATCAAAATCTATTTCGGAGCTGGCAATATCGTTGTAATAGATCTGTCCGGCTTTTGGGGGATACAAGCCAACCAGCAGTTTTACCAGCGTTGTTTTACCCGACCCTGATGGGCCGACAAAAGCTACTGTTTGTCCCAGCTTTACTTCAAAAGATATCTCCTCGAGTGCAGCGCGTGTAGCAGTGTTGTGTTGAAATGTCACACCTTCAAAACGCATTGACTTTACTTCGTGGATGGCCTGGGGGTGTGCCGGTTTGCGCTCTGCAGGTTTGCTCATCAGCTGTTTGAGGTTGTTCAGCGATGCCTCAGCCTCGCGCCAGGTTAGGATGATATTTCCCAATTCCTGCAACGGACCGAAGATGAAGAAGGTATAGAACTGCATGGTCACCATCTGGCCCAGCGTCAACTTGTCTTTAAAAACAAAGTACAGCAGGGCGAACATGATACACTGCCTCAGGAAGTTGACGAACGTACCCTGCACAAAAGATATAGAGCGCATGCCGCGTACTTTCTTCAGTTCCAGGCCGAGTATCTTGATGGTTGTCGAGTTGAGGCGGTTGATCTCCTGTTGGGTAAGGCCGAGGCTTTTAACCAGCTCAATGTTGCGAAGGCTTTCGGTTGTGCTGCCTGCCAGTGCATTGGTTTCTTTGAGGATGCTGCTCTGGATTACTTTGATCTTTTTACTGAGCAAGCTGGTGAGCCAGCCCAGTATCAAAGCGCCACCAAGGTAGATAAGTACCAGCCAGCTGCTAAGGCTGATGGCATACACCACAACAAATACAATACCTACGACGGTAGTAAACAGGATGTTGACGAAGGCGTTGATGAACTTCTCGCAGTCTGAACGCACTTTTTGAAGTATGGAAAGGGTCTCACCGCTACGCTGGTCTTCAAATTCCTGGAAGGGTAGGCTCAGGGCGTGCTGCAGGCCATCGGTGTACAACCGGGCGCCAAACTTCTGGATAACGACGTTGACTGTATAGTCCTGGAAGGCCTTAGCTATCCTGGATATCATGGCAGTGCCGATAAGCAGCAGTAAACCGCCGGTTATGCCTTTGATGAACTGATCGAGTGTCCAGGCATGAGGCTGTTTGGCATAAGGGTCGATGATGTAATGACCGAATATATATGGATCAAGCAGGGAAAAGACCTGGTTGATGGCGGCCAGCACTAAGGCAAGGACGATCAGCCATTTATGTCGCGAAAGATATTGTAGGAGTAATTTCATAAGGAAGGGGCAAAGTTAATATGTTATGGCGTGCTGATTTGTTACAGCCCGTTAAATGTTCTTTATGTGCAATTCAGCTATATCAATGGTTTCGGGGCAAATTTGTTACAAATTGATACGAAATTTTCAATGTTCTAATAACTGGGCTAAAAAGTTAACTGGCTGATATTCAATTCTAATATGTTCATGGTTGTTGGCTCTTGTGTACTTTTTAGCCCGTTTTCAAAAAAAGCGAGAAACGCCAACAGTAGCTGGATCGCAAAAGGAACGATCCGTCCAGTATAGCAAATATACGATATTTTATTTATTTTATAAAGCTATATAATGGCATAGTTTTTACGCCCGCTAGCTTACAACCACTTAAATAACAGGTATGAAAAAGCTTAAAGGCATACGCGTTGCTATTCTCACCGAGGAAGGATTTGAAGAGTCGGAATTGCTGAAACCCAAGGAAGCCCTTGAAGACGAGGGCGTTAAGATCGATATTATCTCTCCCGAAAGCGGCAAGATCAGGAGCTGGGATAAAAAGGACTGGGGCAGCAAAATAGCTGTAGATAAAACTGTTGACGAGGCCAGCGAAGGCGACTATGACGCACTCATTTTACCGGGTGGGGTCATCAATCCTGATAAACTGCGTCGGAATGAAAAGGCGGTATCATTCGCAAAAATATTCCTGCAATCGGGCAAGCCGGTAGCGGCTATTTGCCATGGCCCGCAACTGCTGGTTGAAACAGGGCTACTACCCGGCATGACCTTGACATCTACAGCCGCTATAAAGACCGACCTGAAAAATGCAGGCGCCAACTGGATAGACCAGGAGGTGGTGCACCATGCCAACCTGATAACCAGCCGTAAGCCCGCCGACCTGAAGGCCTTTAACGAGGAGCTCATCAAAACCCTGGAAAATATTCATAGCCAGCGCGTTAATAACACCGCCATGGCTGGTGCGATACCAGAATAACATAAAAGAAAAAGCCCTCGCTAGACAAGGGCTTTTTTCTTTATCATGAATTCTTTAGCTCAGGTACCAGTAGGCCGCGAGTTGTATCACTATGCCCAGCGCATAACCCAACCAGATTTCTGAAGCATGATGCGCGCGCAGCAGCATGCGGGCCGTGCCAATAAGGCCCGCTATCAACAAACCGAGAAAAAGGGGCAGGGTAAGGCTAATTGGACTGATAAACATTAGGGCTATCAGCATGCCGATCATACCACCTGCACCCGTTGTGTGCATGCTTACCTTAACAAATATGTTGGCAATAAAAAGAGCCACCAGGTTCCAGTAACTGCCTAATAGCAGTAACCTCAGTAAAAACGGCGCATTAGCTTGTTTGTAGAAATAGTAGAGTGTGAAGTAAAAGATCATACACACCGTAAGTGGTATGTAGCGGTCCCTTGGTTTGTACAGGTGTATACTTTCCACAAAGCCCAGCGCTTTCATCAACAACACACTGAGTATTGGAAAGAAAGCAGTACAGGCAAATACCGGTGCCATGTATACAAAGCCGAAGTCCTTGGCATCAACACTTGCAAAGCTGGCGGGTACGAACTTGTACATAGCATACAGAAGTATACTCGGCATGAACACCGGGTGAAATATGAATGATATCACCAGGGCCAGCTTTTCAGTTGGCTTTAATGGCAGCTTTGGCTCAAACGTGTCTATAAACTCTTTTGTTTCTTTCAGCATTATCCTTCCAGTATTGGTGATAACCATTTTGTTGCCTCTTCTATGCTCATGCCTTTGCGTTTTGCATAGTCGTTCAACTGGTCTTCAGATATTTTACCTACACCGAAATAGGTGCTTTGCGGATGGCTGAAATACCAGCCGCATACCGAGGCGCCGGGATACATAGCCAGCGATTCCGTAAGCTCGATACCTGCGTTTTCGGTTGCGTTCAGCAGGTCGAACAGTTTGTACTTCTCCGTATGATCGGGGCAGGCAGGGTAGCCTGGCGCCGGACGAATACCCTGGTATTCTTCTTTGATCAGATCTTCGTTGCTCAGCGTTTCGTTCTTTACATATCCCCAGAATTCTGTACGGGTACGCTTGTGCAACACTTCAGCAAAAGCTTCAGCCAGTCTGTCAGCCAGTGCCTGCAGCATGATCTTATTATAGTCGTCGTGGTTATCTACAAATTTCTTCAAGTGCGGCTCAATGCCGTGTATGCTTACTGCGAAGGCGCCCATATAGTCATCTGCTACAGGGCTGATGAAGTCGGCCAGGGAGAAGTTAGGTTGTCCTGCAGCTTTCTTTTGTTGCTGGCGCAGGTGTTCTAGCGCAAAGAGTTCCTTACCATTGTCATCTTTTACAATTACAGTATCCGGTGCCGTTTTGTTGGCGTTCCAGAAACCTACTACGCCTTTCGCCGTTAGCCATTTCTCTGAAATGATCTGGTCGAGCAGGGCATTCGCATCGTTAAACAGCTTGGTGGCTTCGGTGCCTACGTGCTCGTCTTTCAGTATGTCGGGGTACTTGCCGCGCATTTCCCACGTAATGAAGAACGGTCCCCAGTCTATGAATTGCCTGATCTCAGCGAGATCGTAGCTATCGAACGATTTGATTCCGGTAAATGTTGGTTTCGGTGGTGTGTAGCCTTCCCAGTTTATCTTCACAGGATTTTGCTGTGCGTCACCGAAACTGATATATTGTTTCACCGTCCGCTTACTCGCAAAATCCTCGCGCAGTTTTTTGTATTCCGTATCTATACCTCCAAGGAAGCCGGGTTTCTGCTCTTTGTTCAACAGGTTACCCGCTACAGTCACGCTACGGCTGGCGTCCAGCACGTGCACCACGCCTTCCTGGTATTCTGGTGATATCTTGATAGCGGTGTGCATGCGCGACGTAGTAGCACCACCTATCAGCAGGGGTTGGTTCATGTTGCGGCGCTTCATTTCTTTGGCCACGTGCACCATCTCGTCGAGCGATGGTGTGATAAGACCACTGAGACCGATGATGTCTACATTTTCTTTCTGCGCTGTTTCCAGTATTTTATCTGCAGGTACCATCACGCCAAGGTCGATGATATCGTAACCGTTACAACCAAGTACCACGCCCACAATGTTCTTGCCGATATCGTGCACGTCGCCTTTTACGGTTGCCAGTAATATTTTAGCCGCGCCGGCTGTTTCTTCGTTCACAGTGCCCGCGGCAATGTGTGCCAGCCTGCGTTGTTCTTTTTCTGCTTCTATATAAGGGGTGAGTACAGCTACTGATTTTTTCATCACGCGTGCGCTTTTCACTACCTGTGGCAGAAACATCTTTCCGCTACCAAACAGATCGCCCACTACGTTCATGCCATCCATCAGCGGACCTTCGATCACGTCGAGTGGTTTGGGGTATTTCTGGCGTGCTTCTTCAGTATCCTGGTCTATATAGTCGGTAATACCGTTCACCAGTGCGTGTTTCAGACGTTCTTCAACAGAAGTACCACGCCATGCATCGTCTTTCTTTTCTTCTTTGCCTTTGGCTTTTACCGTTTCTGCAAATGTTACGAGGCGTTCCGTCGCATCAGGCCTGCGGTTCATTACCACGTCTTCGCACAGTTCGCGCAGTTGCGGTTCTATTTCGTCGTACACCTGCAGGGCGCCGGCGTTCACAATACCCATATCCATGCCTGCTTTGATAGCATGCAGCAGGAATACGCTGTGTATTGCCTCGCGCACCACATCATTACCACGGAAAGAGAACGAAACGTTACTTACACCACCACTCACCTTGGTAAGTGGCATTCTTTGTTTTATCTGGCGGGTAGCTTCAATGAACTCTACCGCGTAGTTATTATGTTCTTCGATACCGGTTGCAATCGCGAAGATGTTCGGATCGAAGATGATGTCTTGCGGGTGGTAACCCACTTGCTGGGTCAGTATGTCGTATGCCCTTTGGCAAATGTCTACCCTGCGTTGCAGTGTATCTGCCTGGCCATTCTCATCAAATGCCATTACGATAACAGCAGCACCAAAGCTTTTGCATATGAATGCCTGCTCAATGAATTTCTCCTCGCCTTCTTTCAGCGATATAGAGTTAACAATACACTTGCCTTGTACGCATTTCAATCCAGCCTCGATGATCGCAAACTTCGACGAATCGAGCATGATGGGGATCTTGGCAATATCTGGTTCGCTTTGCAACAGGTTCAGGTAAGTGGTCATGGCTTGCACGCCGTCTAGCAGGGCATCGTCCATGTTCACATCCAGCACCTGAGCGCCGCTTTCTACTTGCTGGCGGGCTACTGAAAGAGCTTCTTCATATTTGTTCTCCTTTATCAGTCGCGCAAACTTTTTCGAGCCGGTAACGTTAGTACGCTCACCTACATTCACAAAATTTGTCTCCGGTCGAACCACCAGAGGTTCCAGTCCACTTAAACGAAGAAACGGTTTTATTGAGGGCATTCTATTATATATGAAAAACGTTGCAAAGGTAGAAACTAATAGGCTAATTGCTGCCCTTAGCCCTTAATATTATATATGTAGGCGTATTGAGCTTAGATGAGGCTTTAAGGTAATGTATGGAGCTGCCTGTTGTGAGTTTAAGCATGGCTGTATTAGAGGGCTCGCTACCCTCGCTGATCGCTACCAGCGCAATGGTATCGGTTTTGCCAGTCAATTGAAAAGTAAGCTGTTTCCTGGTCGAGGCAAGTGAATGCCGCGACAATATCGTTTGCCTGTTGTGTAGTACCGACACAATATCACCATCTATGTGTTGATCATCCCAAAGCTCAAGCGTGGCAGTTGATGATGTGTAAGTAGTTTCAAAGCTTGAACCGCTGTTTACTGTGGTAGCGTTAGTCTGGCTCGTGTCTGGCTCCCGCAATCGCGCCTTTAGCGGTTTCAGTAGACTATCGGCTGTCGGGTTTTGCTTCATTAGCTTGTCAAGCACATCTGTAGCGCTGTATAATACAATGCTACCTTTTGCGCACTGGCTTTTACCACCTGACCGGTAGCCAGTAAAACGTCCTTTCAATGCCTTGCCCTTTTTCATGCCCGCCAACTTTAGCCGCGCGTGTACAAAACAAAAGCTATCCCTGGCAGCAGTTGATTTGGTATTAGAGATGTTAACCTCTCTAAATACCAGTTCTTTTTTGCTTTCGTTAATGGAACCGGTGACGGCCGACCTTGTCTGATTCTTGCCGCCAATGTCAGTTATAGAAAAACCTTTGATCGTGCCTGCTGAATCTTTGAACTGAAGTTTATAAGTGTAGCTACCGGCACCATCAACTGTCAATGATCCGACCAGGATATATTCCTGTGCGGTGAGTTGGCCAAAGTCACACCAAAGCAATAATAAAAAGGTTATGTATCTAAAAGCTTTGCGTTCAGGCATTTGGTTGTATATCTTGTCGCAAAATACTTTAAACCTCTATGAAAAACCTTATTTACCCGGTAATATGCTTTCTTATTGCATTAGTGTTCAGCCCGGAGCCCGT is a genomic window containing:
- a CDS encoding DUF6029 family protein, encoding MKKYIVLFALTAISVSGLAQGTLSGDLMMNANFFRRDSTINADGNPLYDNYLSGGEAWLGMRYYNKGFTATLRTDAFHNSNLLNPVQAFSGFGIGAWSLSKEYHDLTVTAGYIYDQIGSGILFRAYEDRGLLIDNALVGVHLKYKIGENLYAKAFAGQQKFLFERYLPIIKGGNVEGEVNLGDKAHMTPGVGILNRTLDQASMDQVVSTINSQPMETRFVPKYNMYAFTAYNTLTWGDFSWYMEGAYKTEEAFVKDNRLQFGDGNAQYTTLGYARKGFAINLTGKRTEDFVMRTSPNQVLLRGMMNWQPIVARLRPQRLMARYTPASQDISEMALGGDVLVAPNDDLSLTFNYTHINTLEEKLLYREAYAEAEYRGLKDIILQGGVQLMQYNQEIYQVKPGVPIVKSFIPFAEVTYRFDSKHSIRTQWEYQQTKEDFGSWIFGLVEFNIAPKWSFAVSDMYNIDPGPAATNGGHHYYNVFTAFTKGPHRFTASYVKQVEGINCTGGVCRYEPAFSGVRLGITSSF
- a CDS encoding type 1 glutamine amidotransferase domain-containing protein, which translates into the protein MKKLKGIRVAILTEEGFEESELLKPKEALEDEGVKIDIISPESGKIRSWDKKDWGSKIAVDKTVDEASEGDYDALILPGGVINPDKLRRNEKAVSFAKIFLQSGKPVAAICHGPQLLVETGLLPGMTLTSTAAIKTDLKNAGANWIDQEVVHHANLITSRKPADLKAFNEELIKTLENIHSQRVNNTAMAGAIPE
- the nadB gene encoding L-aspartate oxidase, with product MIQTDFLVIGSGIAGLTFAVKMARQFPDKTITILTKANTDETNTKYAQGGIAVVNDLEKDSFQKHIDDTLVAGDGLCNPEVVEIVVKEGPARVNEIIEWGAQFDKDPEGDYMRGKEGGHSEFRILHHKDITGFEIERALVEEARSHKNISIHNHWFVLDIITQHHLGHLVTKSTPDIECYGVYALNLQNYNIEKILSKVTVMAAGGVGQAYRTTTNPKIATGDGIAMAYRAKARIENMEFIQFHPTALYEAGVSPSFLITEAVRGDGAILRNKAGDAFMLQYDSRADLAPRDVVARAIDNEMKRTGTEHVYLDCTHMDPIKFKEHFPNIYAKCKSIGIDALEDYIPVAPAAHYCCGGIKTDQVGGTSIRHLYACGECASTGLHGANRLASNSLLEALVFAHRCGKDAAAKIDLLAFEERIPEWNALGTTEPQEMILITQSLKELQQVMSDYVGIVRNDVRLHRALNRLDLLHSETEELYRSSIVSPQLCELRNLITTAYLIVKSAQFRKESRGLHYNTDYPAKSELLQNIVL
- the metH gene encoding methionine synthase, whose translation is MPSIKPFLRLSGLEPLVVRPETNFVNVGERTNVTGSKKFARLIKENKYEEALSVARQQVESGAQVLDVNMDDALLDGVQAMTTYLNLLQSEPDIAKIPIMLDSSKFAIIEAGLKCVQGKCIVNSISLKEGEEKFIEQAFICKSFGAAVIVMAFDENGQADTLQRRVDICQRAYDILTQQVGYHPQDIIFDPNIFAIATGIEEHNNYAVEFIEATRQIKQRMPLTKVSGGVSNVSFSFRGNDVVREAIHSVFLLHAIKAGMDMGIVNAGALQVYDEIEPQLRELCEDVVMNRRPDATERLVTFAETVKAKGKEEKKDDAWRGTSVEERLKHALVNGITDYIDQDTEEARQKYPKPLDVIEGPLMDGMNVVGDLFGSGKMFLPQVVKSARVMKKSVAVLTPYIEAEKEQRRLAHIAAGTVNEETAGAAKILLATVKGDVHDIGKNIVGVVLGCNGYDIIDLGVMVPADKILETAQKENVDIIGLSGLITPSLDEMVHVAKEMKRRNMNQPLLIGGATTSRMHTAIKISPEYQEGVVHVLDASRSVTVAGNLLNKEQKPGFLGGIDTEYKKLREDFASKRTVKQYISFGDAQQNPVKINWEGYTPPKPTFTGIKSFDSYDLAEIRQFIDWGPFFITWEMRGKYPDILKDEHVGTEATKLFNDANALLDQIISEKWLTAKGVVGFWNANKTAPDTVIVKDDNGKELFALEHLRQQQKKAAGQPNFSLADFISPVADDYMGAFAVSIHGIEPHLKKFVDNHDDYNKIMLQALADRLAEAFAEVLHKRTRTEFWGYVKNETLSNEDLIKEEYQGIRPAPGYPACPDHTEKYKLFDLLNATENAGIELTESLAMYPGASVCGWYFSHPQSTYFGVGKISEDQLNDYAKRKGMSIEEATKWLSPILEG
- a CDS encoding ABC transporter ATP-binding protein, whose protein sequence is MKLLLQYLSRHKWLIVLALVLAAINQVFSLLDPYIFGHYIIDPYAKQPHAWTLDQFIKGITGGLLLLIGTAMISRIAKAFQDYTVNVVIQKFGARLYTDGLQHALSLPFQEFEDQRSGETLSILQKVRSDCEKFINAFVNILFTTVVGIVFVVVYAISLSSWLVLIYLGGALILGWLTSLLSKKIKVIQSSILKETNALAGSTTESLRNIELVKSLGLTQQEINRLNSTTIKILGLELKKVRGMRSISFVQGTFVNFLRQCIMFALLYFVFKDKLTLGQMVTMQFYTFFIFGPLQELGNIILTWREAEASLNNLKQLMSKPAERKPAHPQAIHEVKSMRFEGVTFQHNTATRAALEEISFEVKLGQTVAFVGPSGSGKTTLVKLLVGLYPPKAGQIYYNDIASSEIDFDELRRQIGFVTQDTQLFSGTIKENLLFVNPKATDEEIQEVLQKAACQNLLARAENGIDTMIGEGGLKLSGGERQRLSIARALLRHPRLMIFDEATSALDSLTEEEISYTIRNITQQRQHITVMIAHRLSTIMHADRIFVLEKGRIVETGTHHDLLEEKGLYYAMWRQQIGERKDTQPKLQKA